In Gracilimonas sp., a single window of DNA contains:
- a CDS encoding hemolysin family protein: MELFIRLFSGLILLLLNAFYVATEFALTRLRQYNRDELEDTPGLNRAWKMTETLEIYLTSCQIGITTTSILLGVIAEPAVTELIKLLFATDSIGAVSTHAISIVLSVTVINIIHTIWGEQAPTYVGVERAKTVAKYCATPLYWWTYSIYPFLLFGDWVTKATLRIFGIEMERSWINGESSSAKKDMRSKMVSLLKTGDLDDDRQKEVLNALEIEHIPVKEIMIPRDEILSLSTGKSFEDNLDIIRKNMHTRYPLVGKSVDDFKGILYTPQITANIEDLLEGRKVLDDFDWPKMVVSPDLPTSTLIDRFQEEHHELALVMEDEKIIGLVTLTDAIEAIIGNAEDPLDLLKT, from the coding sequence ATGGAATTATTTATACGCTTATTTAGCGGGCTCATCCTTCTTTTACTGAATGCATTTTACGTGGCTACTGAGTTTGCCCTCACCCGACTTCGCCAATACAACCGCGATGAGCTTGAAGACACGCCCGGCCTGAACCGCGCATGGAAAATGACGGAAACCCTTGAAATCTACCTCACCTCCTGTCAGATCGGTATCACAACCACCAGTATTTTGTTAGGTGTGATCGCAGAGCCGGCAGTTACCGAGCTCATTAAATTACTCTTTGCCACCGATTCAATCGGGGCTGTTTCAACGCATGCCATTTCCATTGTATTGTCCGTTACTGTCATCAATATCATACATACTATTTGGGGAGAGCAGGCACCAACGTATGTTGGCGTTGAGCGTGCAAAAACAGTAGCCAAATACTGTGCAACACCTCTTTACTGGTGGACCTATTCGATCTATCCTTTTCTTCTTTTTGGGGATTGGGTTACCAAGGCCACGCTGAGGATATTTGGTATAGAGATGGAGCGCTCATGGATTAATGGGGAATCCTCATCTGCTAAAAAAGACATGCGGTCGAAAATGGTATCTCTTCTGAAAACCGGTGATCTTGATGATGACAGACAGAAAGAGGTCCTCAACGCGCTGGAAATCGAACATATTCCCGTCAAAGAAATCATGATTCCCCGGGATGAAATTTTAAGCCTTAGCACGGGAAAATCCTTTGAAGATAATCTGGACATCATCCGCAAAAATATGCATACCCGTTATCCCCTGGTGGGAAAGTCTGTTGATGATTTCAAGGGAATATTATATACGCCTCAAATAACCGCCAATATCGAAGATCTGCTGGAAGGCAGAAAAGTGCTGGACGATTTTGACTGGCCAAAAATGGTTGTCTCTCCGGATCTGCCAACCAGTACATTGATCGACCGTTTCCAGGAAGAGCATCATGAATTGGCTTTGGTGATGGAAGATGAAAAAATCATTGGGCTTGTAACTCTTACCGATGCTATTGAAGCCATTATTGGCAACGCAGAAGACCCACTTGATTTACTAAAGACTTAA
- a CDS encoding alpha/beta fold hydrolase, whose protein sequence is MDRIKKFLISTGTVLLVSYVTICGYFFFVQEHIIFRATPLDTDHTYAYHFSFEERWFEPEEGVKIHAIHAFADSAKGLVIYFHGNRGSNNTNQTKFNLFLNEGYDVLYPDYREYGKSTGRLWNEDDLVGDMRFLYSQMAKEYEEDSIILVGYSLGAGVAAEIAAVNDPKMLIMWTPFYSLLDMKDNQFPFLPDFLVRYPLRTDLALQKIEEPIHIFYAEEDQVLPVEQSLRLTEFLKEDDSYHVLEEQGHGWIYRNGELVEKIKSIL, encoded by the coding sequence ATGGATCGAATCAAAAAATTCTTGATCTCAACCGGTACTGTACTCCTTGTATCCTATGTCACTATTTGTGGATATTTTTTCTTTGTGCAGGAACACATCATTTTTCGGGCAACACCATTAGATACAGACCATACATACGCATATCACTTTTCTTTTGAGGAACGATGGTTTGAGCCGGAAGAAGGCGTTAAAATTCATGCCATTCACGCTTTTGCAGATTCAGCCAAGGGATTGGTCATATATTTTCATGGAAACCGCGGTTCAAACAATACCAATCAAACCAAATTTAACCTGTTTCTGAATGAGGGGTATGATGTTCTTTACCCGGATTATCGGGAATATGGAAAAAGCACCGGAAGGCTCTGGAATGAAGATGATTTAGTGGGCGATATGAGATTCTTGTATTCCCAAATGGCGAAGGAATACGAAGAAGATTCGATTATTTTGGTGGGATATTCCCTTGGAGCCGGAGTTGCTGCAGAAATAGCTGCAGTTAATGATCCCAAAATGCTGATTATGTGGACACCATTTTACAGTCTGCTGGATATGAAAGACAACCAATTTCCATTTCTCCCGGATTTCCTCGTTCGTTATCCTTTAAGAACCGATTTGGCACTTCAGAAAATCGAAGAGCCGATACATATTTTTTATGCGGAGGAGGATCAGGTTTTACCGGTTGAACAGTCTCTGCGGCTCACCGAATTTCTGAAAGAAGATGATAGTTATCACGTGCTGGAAGAGCAAGGCCACGGTTGGATTTATAGAAATGGAGAGCTGGTGGAAAAGATAAAATCAATTCTTTAA